GATCTTGTGCCGAAAGGCTGCAGGGTTCGAGTCCCCGAGCGACCACTCTCTTCTGACCTTCTCTTCTTTTCTTCGACCATTCTCCCTCCGATCAGACAACGACCGATTCCTCGTGCGACCGAATTGCTTGGCGTGGGCCGACAGCGTTTGGGGACGGATTGGGGACTACGAGTATCAAACGGCCGGTCGCGACCGCGGGCTGAACGCAAATCGTTGAACCGCGCCGGGGCGAAGTCTAAACTTTGTCCGTCAGTCTGCCGCGACGACTTCCGCATGCGGCCGACAGGCAATCTGCGCAGTAAGCCTCACCATGCCACTATCCACGACCGACCGCGTCATCCGGGTATTCGTCTCCTCCACGTTCCGCGACATGATGCAGGAACGCGATCTGTTGGTCAAAGAAGTCTTTCCGGCGCTGCGGCGACTCTGTGCGCGGCGGTTCGTCACGTTCACCGAGGTCGACCTCCGCTGGGGCATTACCGAAGAACAAGCTCAAGAGGGGCAGGTGCTCCCGTTGTGCTTGGCCGAGATCGAACGCAGTCGGCCGTACTTTATCGGTCTGCTCGGCGAGCGCTACGGTTGGACTTCCCATGAAACTCAGCCCGAGTTAATCGCACGGCAACCGTGGTTGCGTGAGCATCTTCTAGACCACACATCGGTCACCGAACTGGAAATTTTGCACGGCGTGCTACGCGATCCCTCGATGGATGGTCATGCCTATTTCTACTTTCGCGATCCGTCCTACCTCACGCGCCTCCCCCCCGAAGTGAACCCGGACGATTACCAAAGCGAGAATGACGAAGCCAAGACCAAGCTCGCCGCTTTGAAAAAAAGAATCCTGACCGCGCAGGATAACGGCACCTGCATATGCCAGGTCGATTATGCCGACCCACAAACCGTCGCGGGCTGGATTCTTGATGACTTTACCGCACTCATCAATCGCCTCTATCCGGAAGCTGAAGTTCTCGATCCGTTGGCACAAGAGCGTCTAGGACACGATGCCCATGCCAGAAACAAATTGTTCGCCTGTATTGATCGTCCACAGCATCAGGAAGCTCTACGGGCCTTCGCCGAGCGGACGGATCGTCAAGGGAAAGGGCTAGTTGTCACGGGCGACAGCGGCTGCGGCAAGACGGTGCTGTTCGCAGCCTGGGCCCACGATTGGGCCCAGAACCATCCGGATGATTTTCTCTTCCAGCATTACTTCGGCGCGTCCCCCTCCAGCACCTCGCCCGACGGTTTCGTGAGTCGCTTGCTGGGCGAGTTGAAACAGCGATTCGACGTTCCCGACGAGATTCCGGTCGGCTCCGACAAACTACGAGAGGCGCTCCCGCACTGGCTGGCGAAGGCGATCGGCAAAAGGCGGATCGTGCTTGTCCTCGACGGGCTCAATCAAGTGCAAGGGACCGACGTCGAACGGCGGTTGAACTTCTTGCCGAGCAGCTTTCCGCCGCACGTCACGGTGCTTGCCTCGTCGCTCCCCGGTCCGGCGCTCGATGCCCTCCGCGAGCGCGGTTGGAACGAACACCACCTGCTGTTGGCAGACCGGTCCGAGATCGACGCCATGGTCGGCGAATATTTCCGCATCCATTCCCGTCATGTCGACGTCGAAGGGCGTCCGCTCGATACAACGCTGAGGTGGCAATTGGTCGCGGCGCCCGGCTGCGAAAACCCGCTCTTCCTCCGTACACTACTGGAAGAGCTACGCCAGTTCGGCAGTTTCGAGAAACTTCCCGCGCGCGTTGCCCATTATCTGGAAGCCGACACTCCCCAGGCCCTTTTCCAGCGCGTGCTCATTCGCTGGCAGGAAGATTTCGACCGTCAGGACCAGCCCCGCGAACCGGGGAAACCTGGCCTCGTCCGCCGCGCTCTGATGCATTTGTGGGCGGCGCGTCAGGGGCTGTCGGAAGGCGAATGGCTCGATTTGTTGGGAACCGGCTACTCGCCGCTCCCGCGGGCCCATTGGTCGCCGTTGTTCTTGGCCTTGGAACCCCACCTCAGTCAACGCTCGGGCCTGTTCGCCTTCGGCCACGATTTTCTGCGGCAAGCAGTCGACACCGAATTCCTTAGTTCTCAAGAATCACGGGTAGCCGCCCACGTGGCGATGGCCAAGTACTTCGAGCAACACCTACACCAACAGGATATGAGCCAGCGAAAAGCGGCGGAATGGCCGTATCAGCGCCATGCCGCTGCAACGATACGCGGCATCGACGGTGACTCGCTTTGGAATCGCCTTGAAGGGTGTCTCACCGACGTACCTCTGTTCTTAGCACTCTACAACGCACAGTCCAAGTGGGAGCTAACGGCTTATTGGCAGCCATTGAGACGACTGAACCGCGACATGGCGGAGTGTTACTTGAAGACGGCTGATCGCCATGTGACGCACTACGAGCAAGGTCCAATGACTCTCGAAGGGGACGAATACTGCGCCTATTTTCTCGGCATGGTGGGCCGGTTCTTGTCGGACAACGGGCTCTTTTCGGCCGCACAGCCGCTGACAGAGCGGTCTCTGGCCGCCTGGGAACAGATTCGAGGACCGGAGCATCACAACACACTCGCGATCCGGACCACCTTGGCGTACTTGCTGGAAAGGCAAGGGGACTACGCTGGTGCCGAGCGTCACTTCCGTCGCTTGATGGCCATACAGGAATCAATAGCGGGATCGGATCGGTCCGCGCTGGCGAGTGCGATGAATAATCTAGCGAACTTCTTGACGACTACAAGTCAGCTTGATGAAGCGGTGACGCTCGCACGACGCGCTCTTGTCATCCAGGAGGAATGCTTTGGCCCGCAAAGCAAGGAAGTTCTTTCCCCCCTGAATAATCTCGCACACTTGCTGAAGGTCACCAACCGACTTTCCGAAGCCGAGCAGCTGACGCGTAGAGCGTTGAAAACTGCGCGAAACAAGCTCGGACAAGAAAGCGACATCTATCAGTGCGTGCTCAATAATTATTCGGGCATTCTGCTGACAGCCGGACGCTATGAGGAGGCTGATGTACGATATCGCGAGGCACTGGGCCTTGCTGAACGCATTTATGGGGTAAAGCATCCCCGTTATTCCGCCAGCGTGAACAATCTTGCCTGCTTGATGAAATCGCTAGGCCGGTTTGAAGAAGCCGAATCACTGCTCCGAAAAGCTCTGAAGATCGACGAGGAGTGCTTTGGCTCAGAGCATCCGACTGTCGCAACGCGCCTCAGCAACTTGGCGGGAGTTTTGCTTGCAACGAGCCGCACATCCGAAGCGGAGTCGTTGGTCCGACGAGCATTGCTGATCGATGAACGAAGTCGGGGGCCGGATCACCCAACAGTTGCTATCCGGATATGCAATCTCGCCGAAATACTCGGGAGCACGCAACGCATAGATGAAGGCGAGCAGATGGCACGCCGGGCGCTGGAAACTCTTGAGAAGGGGTTGGGGTCGGAGCATCCCGACGTCGCATGTTGTCTCGACAACCTAGGCGCCTTAATTCAAAAGACTGGCCGAGTCGACGAAGCCGAACTAGTAATGCGTCGGGCGATTGACATTAACGAGCGCAGCTTTGGAATGGAACATCCCAATGTCGCCGCCTCGCTCGGTAATCTAGCGACGCTATTGCAAGAAAACAATCGCACCGTCGAAGCCGAGCCACTGATTCGCCGGGCACTAAGAGTCCTAGAGAAGAGCGTCGGACCGAACCACCCCGACGTTGCTAGGCAATTGAACAACCTGGCGCAGTTGCTGATTAGCGCGGAACGTACTGAAGAAGCAGAGCCGATGATGCATCGGGCACTGAAGATCGCCGAAGGATGCCACGGCCCAGACCACCTAAATGTCGTCGCATATCTAAACAATATGGCCGGCTTGATGGAGAAGACCTGCCGGCCGCAGGAGGCGGAGCGGATATTGCGCCGCGCGCTGGCAATCGAGGAAGTAGCGTTTGGCTCCGACGCCCCGTCCCTTGCCCCTGCTCTCAACAAACTGGCGATGCTTCTGGCGAATCAGAAACAATACAAGGAAGCGGAAGTGCTGATGCTGCGTCAGGCGGAAATCTTGCTTCGCCTAACGCTTTCCGGCAAGAGTCATCCAGGTTGCACGACGGCACTGGAAAAATATGGGTATCTTCTCACTCTCAGGGGCTATTCAAAGAAAGATGTTCTTGCGAAGCTCGGTCAACTGTCGGAAGGTGTGCTCAGCAGATACGGAATTGGCGAGGCTCCGATGTCGAAGAAGAAGTCATGGTGGAGATTCTGGAAGTAAGTTCTCGCACGCGAGCTCCCTGCCACGCCAATTGATTAATTGATTAACTCGATCTCTTGCGAGGAGCATATTGTCACTTCCAGAATTGCCACCATCGCTTCTTGTCGGATAGACCGGAAGCCTGACATTTAACGTTTTGTTGCTCACGTGTCCGATCCAGATCGTCGTTCA
This DNA window, taken from Planctomycetia bacterium, encodes the following:
- a CDS encoding tetratricopeptide repeat protein, with translation MPLSTTDRVIRVFVSSTFRDMMQERDLLVKEVFPALRRLCARRFVTFTEVDLRWGITEEQAQEGQVLPLCLAEIERSRPYFIGLLGERYGWTSHETQPELIARQPWLREHLLDHTSVTELEILHGVLRDPSMDGHAYFYFRDPSYLTRLPPEVNPDDYQSENDEAKTKLAALKKRILTAQDNGTCICQVDYADPQTVAGWILDDFTALINRLYPEAEVLDPLAQERLGHDAHARNKLFACIDRPQHQEALRAFAERTDRQGKGLVVTGDSGCGKTVLFAAWAHDWAQNHPDDFLFQHYFGASPSSTSPDGFVSRLLGELKQRFDVPDEIPVGSDKLREALPHWLAKAIGKRRIVLVLDGLNQVQGTDVERRLNFLPSSFPPHVTVLASSLPGPALDALRERGWNEHHLLLADRSEIDAMVGEYFRIHSRHVDVEGRPLDTTLRWQLVAAPGCENPLFLRTLLEELRQFGSFEKLPARVAHYLEADTPQALFQRVLIRWQEDFDRQDQPREPGKPGLVRRALMHLWAARQGLSEGEWLDLLGTGYSPLPRAHWSPLFLALEPHLSQRSGLFAFGHDFLRQAVDTEFLSSQESRVAAHVAMAKYFEQHLHQQDMSQRKAAEWPYQRHAAATIRGIDGDSLWNRLEGCLTDVPLFLALYNAQSKWELTAYWQPLRRLNRDMAECYLKTADRHVTHYEQGPMTLEGDEYCAYFLGMVGRFLSDNGLFSAAQPLTERSLAAWEQIRGPEHHNTLAIRTTLAYLLERQGDYAGAERHFRRLMAIQESIAGSDRSALASAMNNLANFLTTTSQLDEAVTLARRALVIQEECFGPQSKEVLSPLNNLAHLLKVTNRLSEAEQLTRRALKTARNKLGQESDIYQCVLNNYSGILLTAGRYEEADVRYREALGLAERIYGVKHPRYSASVNNLACLMKSLGRFEEAESLLRKALKIDEECFGSEHPTVATRLSNLAGVLLATSRTSEAESLVRRALLIDERSRGPDHPTVAIRICNLAEILGSTQRIDEGEQMARRALETLEKGLGSEHPDVACCLDNLGALIQKTGRVDEAELVMRRAIDINERSFGMEHPNVAASLGNLATLLQENNRTVEAEPLIRRALRVLEKSVGPNHPDVARQLNNLAQLLISAERTEEAEPMMHRALKIAEGCHGPDHLNVVAYLNNMAGLMEKTCRPQEAERILRRALAIEEVAFGSDAPSLAPALNKLAMLLANQKQYKEAEVLMLRQAEILLRLTLSGKSHPGCTTALEKYGYLLTLRGYSKKDVLAKLGQLSEGVLSRYGIGEAPMSKKKSWWRFWK